A stretch of the Bacteroidia bacterium genome encodes the following:
- a CDS encoding transglycosylase SLT domain-containing protein, whose product MPLKKYIILYILVVWASFSPLKALSYSLYTPQVPTKITYCGIEVELTPELQAQIQKLVNQILSNQEAFRKMNERADLYMPFVEYAFHLIDVPDDLKYIVIQESSLIADAVSSSNAVGFWQFKEMTATEIGLYVNEFVDERKHIFRSSVGAARYLKKKNNKYNNWVYAVIAYYAGANGAIPFVNATYYGATKIKLTKDLHWYAQKAIAHKIAYKPFLGANGVPNIWLEPISNQGESNITKIAQKNNIDFEELKTYNKWISKNYLPAERPFSLYRVNHNKPYQFQYDPHPELFPVIFSLEPYRSDYFVRNYSMKIKDELPQPPPTVVEKPEEAKSTEETIQDYKRSLTKPIQQNYITQKLQDDPIYGKEYVIVGQYEDIASIAFQYNKKIKRLRRWNNLAKTDEPESGTVIRLVPKKAGKFHVAGKFETVEDIALKYRIDPYWLMSLNNIYENVLFMENQKIYIRKQKPLREKVIIYDLTLSPKRGKNY is encoded by the coding sequence ATGCCCTTAAAAAAATACATCATTCTGTATATTTTAGTTGTATGGGCTTCTTTCAGCCCACTCAAAGCACTAAGTTATAGTTTATACACACCACAAGTGCCTACTAAAATTACTTATTGCGGTATAGAAGTAGAACTTACCCCAGAACTACAAGCCCAAATCCAGAAATTAGTCAACCAGATTTTATCAAATCAGGAAGCATTTCGCAAAATGAACGAACGGGCAGACTTATATATGCCGTTTGTAGAATATGCTTTTCATCTGATAGATGTTCCTGATGACTTAAAATATATCGTTATCCAAGAAAGTAGCCTAATTGCCGATGCTGTATCCTCGTCCAATGCCGTTGGTTTTTGGCAATTTAAGGAAATGACGGCCACCGAAATAGGGCTTTATGTAAACGAATTTGTAGATGAAAGAAAGCACATCTTCCGCTCAAGTGTCGGTGCTGCCAGATACTTAAAAAAGAAAAATAACAAATACAACAACTGGGTTTATGCTGTTATCGCTTATTACGCCGGTGCCAATGGAGCTATTCCATTTGTAAATGCAACATACTACGGAGCTACTAAAATAAAATTAACGAAAGATTTACATTGGTATGCCCAAAAAGCCATCGCACACAAAATTGCCTATAAACCTTTTTTAGGAGCTAACGGAGTCCCCAATATTTGGTTAGAACCCATTTCTAATCAAGGAGAAAGCAATATCACAAAAATCGCCCAAAAAAATAATATTGACTTTGAAGAACTCAAAACATATAATAAATGGATTTCTAAAAACTACTTACCTGCCGAAAGACCATTTAGCTTATACCGAGTAAACCACAATAAACCCTATCAATTTCAATATGACCCACATCCGGAGTTATTTCCCGTTATTTTCAGCTTAGAACCGTATCGCTCAGATTACTTTGTGCGAAATTATAGCATGAAAATAAAAGACGAACTTCCGCAGCCCCCACCCACAGTCGTAGAAAAACCCGAAGAGGCTAAATCCACCGAAGAAACAATACAAGACTATAAACGGTCATTAACAAAACCGATTCAACAAAACTACATAACTCAAAAACTTCAAGATGACCCCATTTATGGAAAAGAATATGTTATCGTTGGCCAATACGAAGACATAGCCTCCATAGCCTTTCAATATAACAAAAAAATCAAACGACTAAGACGCTGGAACAATTTAGCCAAAACCGACGAGCCAGAATCCGGAACAGTAATCAGATTAGTACCTAAAAAAGCCGGTAAATTTCACGTTGCCGGTAAATTTGAAACTGTGGAAGATATAGCCTTAAAATACCGAATTGACCCATACTGGCTCATGAGCCTCAATAATATCTATGAAAATGTTCTATTCATGGAAAATCAAAAAATATATATCCGCAAACAAAAACCATTACGGGAAAAAGTTATTATCTATGATTTAACATTAAGCCCTAAAAGAGGGAAAAATTATTAA
- a CDS encoding TIGR01777 family oxidoreductase, with translation MNILITGGSGLIGSVWIPMLLRANHRVFLLSRSRRTSGANTNLIPLVWDGKKIPLEEPVDAVVNLAGAPLADHRWTASYKEEIIQSRIYATKACVEFLSKTGNPQTVFVSASAVGYYGTHQEGILTEESPSGNDFLANTAVLWEKEALQASVRTVLLRLGVVLSKDGGAFPKILTPFKLYAGGQVGNGKQGFPWIHILDVLSALEFCIQNQAISGPVNAVAPESTSNKQFSEQLAAALNRPTFITIPEFMVELALGEASMLVTQGQLVTPAVLLKNNFIFHYSTLKSALNELLA, from the coding sequence ATGAATATTTTAATTACCGGAGGTAGTGGTTTAATCGGTTCAGTGTGGATACCGATGCTGTTGCGGGCAAATCATCGGGTGTTTTTACTTAGCCGCAGCCGACGAACTTCGGGAGCAAATACCAACTTGATACCACTTGTTTGGGACGGCAAAAAAATCCCCTTAGAAGAGCCGGTTGATGCAGTTGTAAACTTAGCTGGCGCTCCGTTAGCAGACCACCGCTGGACAGCCTCTTACAAAGAAGAAATAATTCAAAGCCGCATTTACGCAACAAAAGCCTGTGTAGAGTTTTTATCCAAAACAGGAAATCCACAAACAGTTTTTGTATCTGCCTCAGCAGTAGGTTATTACGGAACACATCAAGAAGGAATCCTGACCGAAGAATCTCCTTCCGGTAATGATTTTTTAGCAAATACTGCCGTTTTGTGGGAAAAAGAAGCCCTACAAGCATCCGTTCGCACTGTTTTATTACGCTTAGGCGTTGTTTTATCCAAAGACGGCGGAGCATTTCCCAAAATACTTACACCTTTTAAGCTCTATGCCGGCGGCCAAGTGGGAAACGGAAAACAAGGTTTTCCCTGGATTCATATTTTGGATGTATTGTCGGCATTGGAATTTTGTATTCAAAATCAAGCTATTTCCGGGCCGGTTAATGCTGTAGCTCCAGAATCAACCTCAAATAAACAATTTTCAGAACAACTTGCCGCAGCATTAAACAGACCTACTTTTATCACCATTCCGGAATTTATGGTTGAATTAGCATTAGGGGAAGCCTCTATGCTCGTTACACAAGGTCAATTGGTAACTCCGGCTGTTTTGCTCAAAAACAACTTTATTTTTCACTATTCTACCCTCAAAAGTGCTTTGAATGAACTACTTGCATGA
- a CDS encoding glycosyltransferase: protein MSNKHTALFISYDGLTDPLGQSQILPYLAGLSAKGHKILILSAEKKDHYKSRYATINNIVQKNNIIWHSVSYTKKPPVLSTVYDMFRLYRVAKRLIQQEKVTLIHCRSYLSAYLGEKLSQKFKLPWIFDMRGFWADERIDGNIWNLKNPVYATIYTWFKNKEKQWIQNATQTVVLTYAAKQEIDSWQVPSAAPIQVIPCCVDTKLFTPVTPPLNDTTPPKPLTILYLGSIGTWYLSDEMLLFFKHLLKKYPNAQFRWITPDNHSLLIEKINKIGLSRDHFLIKSAERSAVPTEIAQADICIFFIRPAYSKIGSSATKMGEILAMGKAIIANAHVGDHDYLFANYPCGLLLPELSPNSYEHAVSQIPGLLNINSDRLRAVALDYFSLEKGVELYNQLYQNI, encoded by the coding sequence ATGTCTAATAAGCATACTGCATTATTTATTTCTTATGATGGGCTAACTGACCCCTTGGGGCAATCCCAAATCCTGCCCTATCTGGCCGGTTTGTCAGCAAAAGGGCATAAAATACTAATTCTTTCTGCCGAAAAGAAAGACCACTATAAAAGCCGCTATGCAACTATCAATAATATTGTTCAGAAAAACAATATTATTTGGCATTCAGTATCTTATACTAAAAAACCACCTGTGCTTTCTACTGTATATGATATGTTTCGGCTGTATCGGGTAGCTAAAAGGTTGATTCAGCAAGAAAAAGTTACCTTAATCCATTGTAGAAGTTATTTATCAGCTTACTTAGGAGAAAAGTTATCCCAAAAGTTTAAATTACCTTGGATATTTGATATGCGCGGTTTTTGGGCTGATGAACGCATAGACGGAAATATCTGGAACTTGAAAAACCCCGTTTATGCGACTATCTATACTTGGTTTAAAAATAAAGAAAAACAGTGGATACAAAACGCCACCCAAACCGTTGTTTTAACGTATGCGGCTAAACAGGAAATTGACTCATGGCAAGTACCATCTGCTGCCCCCATTCAAGTAATTCCTTGCTGTGTAGATACGAAACTGTTTACGCCCGTTACTCCTCCCTTAAATGATACTACTCCCCCTAAGCCATTAACGATTTTGTATCTGGGTTCTATTGGAACGTGGTATTTATCAGACGAAATGTTGCTGTTTTTCAAGCACTTACTAAAAAAATATCCGAATGCTCAATTTCGCTGGATTACACCGGATAATCATTCTCTGCTCATAGAAAAAATCAATAAAATAGGACTTTCGAGAGATCATTTTTTGATAAAATCGGCAGAGCGTTCAGCAGTCCCTACTGAAATAGCGCAAGCCGATATTTGTATATTTTTTATTCGACCGGCGTATTCCAAAATCGGCTCATCTGCTACCAAAATGGGAGAAATATTGGCTATGGGCAAAGCAATTATTGCAAATGCTCACGTTGGAGACCATGATTATTTGTTTGCCAATTATCCTTGCGGTTTATTATTGCCGGAACTCTCTCCAAATTCTTATGAACACGCAGTATCGCAAATTCCCGGCTTGCTAAATATTAATTCAGATAGGTTAAGAGCAGTAGCCTTAGACTATTTTAGCTTAGAAAAAGGAGTTGAATTGTATAATCAACTGTACCAAAATATTTAA
- a CDS encoding YqeG family HAD IIIA-type phosphatase, producing the protein MSEIPTSLPYLTALSLADCYQAGIRGLLLDMDNTLVSEDDKYFTPHLASWLQEAKRLGIKLFLVSNGKRAQRFAFWCSFWGISGIYNARKPTHKGIITGKNTLELSENQIILIGDTWPTDILGGKLLGIKTIQVASLPHPPRFWEKILPFVQQQYPVNTTPPEEIPHHIRTLIPEKYTT; encoded by the coding sequence ATGAGTGAAATACCCACTTCTTTACCCTATTTAACTGCGTTATCTCTGGCAGACTGCTATCAAGCCGGTATCCGGGGGCTTTTGTTAGATATGGATAACACCTTGGTTTCCGAAGACGATAAATACTTTACGCCGCATTTAGCTTCCTGGTTACAAGAAGCTAAACGATTGGGAATCAAGTTGTTCCTTGTTTCCAATGGAAAAAGAGCACAGCGTTTTGCATTTTGGTGCTCTTTTTGGGGCATTTCAGGAATCTATAATGCCCGAAAACCAACCCATAAAGGAATAATTACAGGAAAAAACACCTTAGAACTTTCTGAAAATCAGATAATTCTAATCGGTGATACTTGGCCTACAGATATTTTGGGAGGGAAGTTATTGGGTATCAAAACGATACAGGTAGCATCTTTGCCGCATCCTCCTCGTTTTTGGGAAAAAATACTTCCGTTTGTTCAGCAGCAATACCCCGTTAATACCACACCACCGGAAGAAATCCCCCACCATATCCGTACGCTAATTCCGGAAAAATATACCACATAG
- a CDS encoding PAS domain-containing protein — MLRKILTLLFFMIVLALLPAGVFIFTQYHTSIHQQALEQRLYPAIKLLNQISPEIDLLQANAKSIILQKDAKHYPEQINSSSRFIDSTFTVLDQNNLIWDSQDLLNLFKQTKDSYKQVVENVKDIKVILNPEIVEKTDTNIVTKAYDVYSNQLTINTSNLKVQTQQLITELQRRVAGHEKNLEQGKWILAGGIAILMILLLTLIIITLLIVTRSLKPNIEAIQNYLTGITTQKEANLAIPKSTKELYEIGEMVKTLTNDYLASRTVFQKLYKKEPIEKEPISENLKKIALQIQSQIHKLEEELADQKEDNKQAQSVSIAAELDLKRRIQTNQIIINTIQDSIYYVELDLSGNIITFNTRLKNLLEYQANELTNKSLNILLGEIEFTEALSRMKTGEYFSELYTLLNKSQTTVPMQLSFAPVKERANQIVKYLVIGQQLDAIPQLEQPQTTTVTANPKLEEKLTELQHILVQAESDKALYQDQVRLANEALQTQKQLELRLTQQHTAIQELSKNNTIKDGNIDDALNYITETIVFTLDIERSGIWLFSDERSRLECLNLFERQRFQHSTGFEMFRDFSPTFFTALDSDKQLILTQALQNTITFEIRDSYLAPARIESMVLHPVHLAGQVVGYLFCEHILTNREWFLDEQNFVSSAAEIVSLILEQGNRRVLEEEIRMSLEEAHAMEVELRQNNEEIEATTEEVRRTQQELRGQIEALNNAAIVCETNTEGVITYVNEAFLRLYQYTRREILGRKITILYHPNTDLRKVDEMWATLKQGEVWKGVMEHYSHQNYIIWIEQTLTPVVGLDGKPHKYISVGFDITQQKLQEEQIRNALEVAQTQEELLVENSEEIQKTQIELTGQLNAINNASMVYETDLEGNITYVNDALLNVSGFSKDELLGKRYTILKSGRQPESTYQEQWKTILRGQIWRGEMEKRTKDGVFFWVLETNTPVLGLNQEPIKSINVLFDITAQKQQEFRLRSQQAALLDLTSNPAIKEGNLKVAFQVIAKVGMETLNVDRVSVWIFEDIGEKIRCKAVCQHGNHPHNEGMVLEKSIFPNYFKIIEKDRVLAVNDIETDPRSQELLQLFRESGVASFLDASIWQGGKSMGVISFEHRGQVRKWTLDEQSFAGSIADTVALALEQKERLLTDKLRLAYSQLEEANKEVIRQKEEIEEKTKGITESIRYAKRIQQNILPSKELMEQLSSNYFITFKPRDIVGGDFYWAGIHGNKKIVVLADGTGHGVPGAFLTLIGYIYLNQIVNQRQVTCPADILYHLHIGVRTTLKQDSEDATSRDGMDVALFCYDSETHLCEYAGANLPFTYYHDFEVFEIKPDKRSIGGEQIEDERRFTNHEIQLKIGDTVYLYTDGFVDQLGGPEEKRFTTKRLKELILRSQHESMAHQRAILNMEWKDWKNDREQLDDVSIFGMRIE; from the coding sequence ATGCTGCGCAAGATTTTAACATTATTATTTTTTATGATTGTGCTGGCTTTACTGCCAGCCGGCGTATTTATCTTTACCCAATATCATACCAGTATCCACCAACAAGCTTTAGAGCAAAGGCTCTATCCTGCTATAAAACTGCTGAATCAAATTTCACCCGAAATAGATTTATTACAAGCTAATGCAAAATCTATCATTCTGCAAAAAGATGCTAAGCATTATCCAGAACAAATCAACTCGAGTTCTCGCTTTATAGACTCTACTTTTACTGTCTTAGACCAAAATAACCTTATTTGGGATTCCCAAGACCTCTTGAACTTATTCAAGCAAACAAAGGATTCATATAAGCAAGTAGTTGAAAATGTGAAAGATATAAAAGTTATCTTGAATCCAGAAATAGTTGAAAAAACAGATACGAATATAGTTACTAAAGCCTATGATGTATATTCAAACCAACTGACGATTAATACTTCAAACTTAAAAGTTCAAACTCAACAACTTATTACTGAGTTACAAAGACGAGTTGCAGGCCATGAAAAGAACCTTGAACAAGGAAAATGGATACTTGCCGGCGGAATAGCAATTTTAATGATATTGTTGCTTACATTAATTATCATAACCCTTTTGATCGTTACCCGAAGCCTAAAACCCAATATAGAAGCCATTCAAAACTACTTAACCGGCATAACAACCCAAAAAGAAGCAAATTTAGCTATCCCAAAATCTACGAAAGAATTATACGAAATAGGCGAAATGGTCAAAACCTTAACAAATGATTATTTAGCAAGTAGAACCGTTTTTCAAAAATTATACAAAAAAGAACCAATTGAAAAAGAACCGATTAGCGAAAACCTAAAAAAAATTGCCCTTCAAATTCAATCTCAAATACATAAATTAGAGGAAGAACTTGCCGACCAAAAGGAAGATAATAAGCAGGCTCAAAGTGTTTCGATAGCCGCAGAATTAGACCTAAAAAGACGTATTCAAACGAACCAAATCATTATCAATACAATTCAAGATTCTATTTACTACGTTGAGTTAGACCTTTCCGGCAATATTATCACCTTCAACACACGGCTTAAAAACTTACTTGAATACCAAGCTAACGAACTTACTAATAAATCCTTAAATATTTTATTGGGAGAAATAGAATTTACCGAAGCTCTATCTCGGATGAAAACCGGAGAATATTTTTCCGAGCTCTATACTTTACTCAATAAATCCCAAACTACCGTTCCTATGCAACTATCGTTTGCACCTGTAAAAGAGCGTGCTAATCAGATAGTTAAATATTTGGTAATTGGCCAGCAACTTGATGCGATACCCCAGCTCGAACAACCCCAAACCACTACGGTTACGGCTAATCCAAAGTTAGAAGAGAAACTGACAGAGCTACAACACATATTGGTGCAGGCAGAATCTGATAAAGCCTTGTATCAAGACCAAGTTCGTTTAGCAAACGAAGCCTTACAAACCCAAAAACAATTAGAGCTACGCCTAACCCAACAACATACTGCAATTCAGGAACTTTCCAAAAATAATACCATTAAAGATGGGAATATTGATGATGCCTTAAACTACATTACCGAAACAATAGTCTTTACGTTAGATATTGAACGCTCCGGAATTTGGCTGTTTTCAGACGAACGAAGCCGCTTAGAATGCCTGAATTTATTTGAACGCCAACGATTTCAACACTCCACCGGATTCGAAATGTTTCGGGACTTTTCACCAACATTTTTTACGGCCTTAGATTCAGATAAACAATTAATTCTAACCCAAGCACTTCAAAATACAATTACTTTTGAAATACGAGATTCTTACTTAGCTCCGGCAAGAATAGAATCAATGGTATTGCATCCTGTTCACTTAGCTGGCCAAGTAGTAGGCTACCTTTTCTGTGAACATATATTAACAAACAGAGAGTGGTTTTTAGACGAACAAAACTTCGTCTCCTCTGCGGCAGAAATCGTTTCATTAATCTTAGAACAAGGAAATAGAAGGGTTCTGGAAGAAGAAATCCGGATGTCTTTGGAAGAAGCCCATGCTATGGAAGTAGAACTTCGCCAAAATAATGAGGAAATCGAAGCCACCACAGAAGAAGTACGCCGCACCCAACAAGAACTTCGCGGGCAAATTGAAGCCCTAAATAATGCTGCAATCGTTTGTGAAACCAACACAGAAGGAGTTATTACCTATGTAAATGAAGCCTTCTTACGGCTATACCAATATACCAGAAGAGAAATATTAGGTAGAAAAATTACCATCCTATATCATCCGAATACCGACCTCAGAAAAGTTGATGAAATGTGGGCTACCCTAAAACAAGGTGAAGTTTGGAAAGGAGTAATGGAGCATTACAGCCACCAAAACTACATAATCTGGATAGAACAAACCCTTACTCCCGTAGTGGGCTTAGATGGGAAACCACATAAATACATCAGCGTTGGCTTCGATATAACCCAACAAAAACTACAAGAAGAGCAAATTAGAAATGCGCTGGAGGTTGCCCAAACCCAAGAAGAGCTATTAGTAGAAAACTCAGAAGAAATCCAAAAAACACAAATAGAACTTACCGGGCAGCTAAACGCCATTAATAACGCCTCAATGGTCTATGAAACTGACCTCGAAGGAAATATTACCTACGTAAACGATGCTTTATTAAATGTTTCCGGTTTTTCAAAAGACGAACTGCTTGGAAAAAGATACACTATCCTAAAATCGGGCCGCCAGCCGGAATCTACCTACCAAGAACAGTGGAAAACCATCCTAAGAGGTCAGATTTGGAGAGGCGAAATGGAAAAACGTACCAAAGACGGCGTTTTCTTTTGGGTCTTGGAAACCAATACACCTGTACTGGGGCTGAACCAAGAACCCATCAAATCTATCAACGTTTTATTTGATATTACGGCACAAAAACAGCAAGAATTTCGGTTACGCAGCCAACAAGCAGCCCTACTTGACCTAACCTCAAATCCTGCTATCAAAGAAGGAAACCTTAAAGTCGCCTTTCAAGTGATAGCAAAAGTAGGAATGGAAACCCTAAATGTAGATAGAGTTTCGGTATGGATATTTGAAGATATTGGAGAAAAAATCCGCTGCAAAGCAGTTTGCCAGCACGGAAACCACCCCCATAATGAAGGAATGGTACTCGAAAAAAGCATCTTTCCCAATTATTTCAAAATAATTGAGAAAGATAGAGTCCTTGCTGTAAACGATATAGAAACAGACCCTCGCTCACAAGAACTGCTACAACTCTTTAGGGAATCCGGTGTAGCTTCATTTTTAGATGCTTCCATCTGGCAGGGAGGAAAATCTATGGGCGTAATCAGTTTTGAACATCGAGGCCAAGTTAGAAAATGGACTCTTGATGAACAAAGTTTTGCCGGCTCTATTGCTGACACTGTCGCCTTAGCATTAGAACAAAAAGAACGCCTCTTAACGGATAAACTCCGCCTCGCTTACAGCCAGTTAGAAGAAGCCAACAAAGAAGTTATCCGCCAAAAAGAAGAAATCGAAGAAAAAACCAAAGGCATTACGGAAAGTATTCGCTACGCAAAACGAATACAGCAAAATATTTTACCCTCCAAAGAATTAATGGAGCAGCTATCCAGCAACTACTTCATTACCTTTAAACCACGAGACATCGTAGGCGGAGACTTCTATTGGGCTGGTATTCACGGAAATAAAAAAATAGTCGTTTTGGCAGACGGTACCGGACACGGCGTACCCGGTGCTTTCTTAACACTTATTGGCTACATTTACCTGAACCAAATTGTAAATCAACGGCAGGTTACGTGCCCAGCAGATATATTGTACCACCTGCACATCGGAGTACGCACAACCCTAAAACAAGATTCGGAGGACGCTACCTCTCGGGATGGAATGGACGTAGCCCTCTTCTGCTATGATTCAGAAACCCACCTCTGTGAATATGCCGGCGCTAACTTGCCATTTACCTATTACCATGATTTTGAAGTCTTTGAAATCAAACCCGATAAAAGATCTATCGGCGGTGAACAAATCGAAGATGAAAGACGCTTTACCAATCATGAAATCCAGCTCAAAATCGGAGATACCGTCTATCTATATACAGATGGATTTGTGGATCAACTCGGAGGCCCGGAAGAAAAACGCTTCACCACCAAAAGATTAAAAGAACTGATATTACGTTCTCAACATGAAAGTATGGCACACCAACGCGCTATCCTAAATATGGAATGGAAAGATTGGAAAAATGACCGTGAACAATTAGATGACGTTTCTATATTCGGAATGCGAATTGAGTAA